From the genome of Lysinibacter sp. HNR:
TCTCGATATTGAGGCCATTGTGCGGGCCGCCCAGCACCTGGAGGCACGCGTGGTAGAACTCGACGCCACGCGGGGCGACATGTTTGAGGCGGTGGCCCAGAGCTTCGCCTACCTTCAGAGTCTGGAACAGGAGACCGCACGATGACGACAACACAGCAACCGGTTCGCGTGGGAATCATCGGGGCGGGTGTGATCTCGCAGACCTACATTAACAATCTGCGTTCCTTCCCCGATACTCAGGTGGTTGCGGTGGGAGACCTTTTCCCCGAGGCGGCCCACGCCCGTGCGCAGGAGTTTGATATTCCCCACAGTGGTGACGCCGACAGCGTGCTCAACAATCCCGAGGTCGACCTGGTGATCAACCTCACCATTCCCGCCGCGCACGTGGAGGTGGCGCTCCGGGCTATCGAGCGGGGAAAGCACGTGTGGAGCGAGAAGCCGTTCTCCCTGGACCGCGCGAGCGGGCAGCAATTGCTCGCAGCCGCCAGCGACGCCGGGGTGCGGCTGGGCTGTGCCCCCGACACGTTTCTGGGGGAGGGCATCCAAGAAGCGCTTCGCGTGATCGAGAGGGGAGACATCGGAGTGCCCCTCACCGCCGTCACCGTGATGCAGAATCCCGGTCCCGAGCTGTGGCACCCCAACCCCGCCTTTCTTTTTCAGGAGGGGGCCGGGCCGCTCTTTGACATTGGGCCCTACTACCTCACCACGCTGGTGCAAACCTTCGGTTCGATATCCCGGGTTGCCGCGTTGGCGTCCACGGCTCGGAAGCAGCGCACCATCGCGTCGGGTCCCCGGGCGGGAACCGTTTTTGACGTTACGGTTCCCACCCACGTGTCCGCGCTGATCCAGTTTGAGGGCGGTGGTAGCGCGCAGAGCATCCTGAGTTTTGAATCCCCACGCGTGACCCACGGGGTGTTTGAGGTAACGGGTTCCGAGGCCACGCTGTCTTTCCCCGATCCCAATAACTTTGACGGCGAGATTAAAATTTGCCGCACGGGTAGCGATGAGTGGGAATCCCTCATCACCGTCACCGAGAAATCTAGCCGGGGAACCGGGGCGCTTGAGATGGCCCGGGCGATTCGAGAGAACCGCCCGCACCGGGCAACGGGAGAGCTCGCCTTTCACGTGGTTGATGCCATGACGGCGATTGCGGAGTCCGCACGCACACACGAGTTTGTCTCGGTGCACAGCCGGGTGGAGCGAAGCGACCTGTTGCCCACCGATTGGGATCCTCACGCGGCGGAGTTGTAGCCGGGGCGTAATATCGCTTTGAAAAAAATATCGCTTTGAAAAAAATACCGCTTTGAAAACAATACCGCTTCGAAAAACAATACCGCGTCGAGACACATCGCCGGAATAACCGGCACATCACATCCAGTTCACCGTAGAAAATAGGAAAAACATGACACCAACACTCAGAAGACGATTCGCTCCGTTGGCCGCTCTTGCGACAGTTTCGCTTATTCTTGCCGGATGCTCCGGGGGAGACGATAACTCCGGCGGGACTTCCGAGATCACCTATTGGGCCTCAAACCAGGGCACCTCTCTTGAAGACGATAGGGCACGCCTGGAACCCACGCTCAAGCGTTTTGAAGAGAAGACGGGGGTGAAGGTGAACCTGGAGGTGATCCCGTGGACCGACCTCTACACCCGTATCCTCACCGCGGTCTCGAGCGGTGACGGACCCGATGTGCTCAACATCGGCAACACCTGGGCCACCACGCTACAAGAAACTGGCGCGTTTGAACCGGTGGAAGGCAAGCTGCTCGAGGCGGTTGGTGGCGAGGAACGGTTCATTAAGAACTCGTGGGCTACCGGTGGAAAACCCGGTGAGACTCACACCTCTGTTCCCCTCTACGCGCTTGCCTACAACATGTACTACAACACCAAGCTTTTTGAGGAGGCCGGGATCACCGAGCCTCCCGCCACCTGGGACGAGTTTATCGAGGTGGGGCAGCAACTCACCAAAGACACCGACGGTGACGGCACGATAGATCAGTGGGGATTCAGTACCGCGGGAGCGTCGGTACCAAACAACGCGCACTACGTGTTTGCGCTCGGGCTGCAAAACGGTAGCCCGCTCTTTGACAAGGACAACAAACCCCAGTTTGAGGATGACGGTGTTGTTGCCGCAATGACCGCGTGGGTGGGTCTCATGTCCGACGCAAAAATTGTGTCGCCGAGTGATGCCGAAAACACGGATCAGCTCAACAGCGTCACCAACCTGGTCGACGGTAGGGCGGCCATGGTTTTTAATCAGAGCCCTATCAAGGTCTTTAACGCCCGAGACTTTAGCGATTGGGGAGTGGCTATGGTTCCCATGATTGATCCCCTTCCCTCGGGTGGGGAACCAATCGTGAGCCACGTGGCGGGGATAAACCTTTCCGTGTTCAAAAACGCCAAAAACAAAGACGCCGCGATCGACTTTGTGGGCTTTATGACCAGCGATGAGGAGCAGATTGCGCTCAACAAGGCCTTTACCTCGCTCCCGGTGATCCTTGACGGCTACTCCGATCCCGCCTTCCAAACGGAGGAGGTCCAGCTGAAACAGGAGACGCTTGCGAATAACGCGGCACCCATGCCCCTCATCGCTCAAGAGGGCCAGATGGAAACCCTCATTGGGACTGCCTCAAGAGAACTCTTTGCGCAGGCCGCCGCCGGAAAGCTCACGGCGGCGAGTATCCGCTCCGCGCTGTCCGACGCCAACAGCCAGATGTCTGCGGCCCTGCAATAGAGACGGGGTGGGGGCACCCCGGGGCGGTGTGTGATCATCGCGCGCACCGTCCACCCCCTATCCTCCATCGAGAAGGAACAATCGTGACCACTCACGCTCAACCCCCGACAGTCTCCAGAAACGGCACTCAAATCCGCCAGAACCCCAAAGCAACCCCGCCGTCGCGCAAGCGTAAACACTCAAAGCTGGGGTATTTTTTGGTGGCTCCCGCCGCCTTCATGGAGCTTTTTATCCACATCATTCCCATGCTTCTGGGGGTGTGGATAGCCTTTATCGCGCTCAACCAGCTCAATATTGTTAATTGGACTTCGGCGCCGTTTGTAGGCTTTCAAAACTTCATTAACGGGCTCGATCCGAACAGCACCATCGGCCAGCAATTCTTCGAATCGCTCGGGCGCACCGTCCTCTACACCGTTATCGTGGTGGGGGTCTCCTGGGTGCTGGGTATGGCGGGTGCGATATTTCTCAACTCGGCATTTCGCGGGCGAGCTTTTCTTCGCACCTTCTTCCTGGTTCCCTACGCGCTCCCGCACTTTGTGACCACCATCGCCTGGGCGTTTATGCTCAACCAGCGCGACGGCGCGGTCAACCAGTTCCTGGTGGATACCCTCGGTCTCTTTGACGGGGATCGCCCCTTCTGGTTACTGGGCAGCAACGCGCTCATCTCTATGATCGTGGTTAATATTTGGCAGCTGTGGCCGTTTGCGTTCCTCATGCTCATGGCCTCGCTCCAGACCATACCCAACGACATCTACGAGGCGGCGGCGCTCGACGGGGCCTCGCTCTGGAAACAGTTTCGCCGCATCACGCTCCCCCTGATCAGGCCCTCAAACGCCGTGCTGCTCTTGGTGTTATCGCTCTGGACGTTTAACCAGTTCAACGTTCCCTACGTGCTCTTTGGGCAGACCTCGCCCCGGGAAGCCACACTGCTCTCGCCGCTTATCTACCAGAACTCCTTTGTGAGCTGGAACTTCGGGTTGGGAGGTGCGATGAGCGTGCTGCTGCTCGTGGTGCTGCTCGGGGCGTCCCTCGTTTATATTCGCCTGGTGCTCAGAAACAGGGAGGAAGACCATGATTGAAACCCGCGGTTTTAGGATTGCTCGGGCAATCGTGCTGAGCGTGCTCTCGCTCTTTATCGTGGTGCCCCTCTATGTGATCGTGACCACCTCGGTTAAATCACTGCGTGATGTCTCCGGGGTATTTGAGTGGATTCCGCAGTCGATCACCTTCGAACCCTATATCGATATGTGGTCAACCGTGCCGCTGGCCCGCTACTTTATGAACAGCATCATTGTCACCACGAGCGCCACAGTGTTCTCGGTGGTGATCGCGGTGATGGCGGCCTACGCGGTGGCCCGGCTGAGCTTTAGGGGTAAGCGGCCCTTTACCCTCATAGTGCTCTCCACCCAGATGTTCCCCGGTATCCTCTTTCTGCTGCCCCTCTTCCTCATGTTTACGCAGATCAGAAACGTCACCGGCATCCAATTGCAGGGATCATACGGTGGGCTTATTATTACCTACCTCACCTTTACGCTCCCCTTCGCGATCTGGATGCTCTCGGGATACTTTGCCGCTATCCCCGCCGCGCTTGAGGAAGCCGCGATGATTGACGGCACCTCGCGGCTTGGCGCGCTGTGGCACGTTGTCCTCCCCGTGGCTAAACCCGGCATTGTTGCGGTTGCGGTGTACTCCTTTATTAGCGCGTGGAGCGAGGTGCTCTTTGCCTCGGTGCTCACCAACGAATCTACCAAAACCCTCGCGGTGGGGTTGCGGGCCTACGCTAGTCAAACAGACGTGTACTGGAACGAACTCATGGCGGCCTCGGTTGCGGTATCGTTGCCCGTGCTCATCGCCTTTATTCTGGTACAGAAACACCTGGTCGCCGGCCTGTCAGCCGGGGCCGTGAAATGATCGATTGGGAAAGGCTAGTTGCATTGAGAAATCTTCGTGTTGCAATAGTGGGTGCTGGAATGATCGGCGAGGTTCACCGGCGAAGCGCGCTCGCGGCTGGGGCAACTGTCATCGGGGTGATGGCCTCCACACCCCAGCGTGGTACCCAGGTTGCTGGCGAGTGGGGTGTAGAGCACGCGTTTGAGGACATCGACGCTGTGGCGCAATCCGATGCCGAGGTGGTGCACATCTGCTCGCCCAATAATACTCACGTGCCTTTTGCTGAGCGCCTGGCCGAGGCGGGCAAACACGTGATCGTGGAAAAACCCGTGGGCCTCACCGCCCAGCAGGGCGAACACCTCCGCGAGGTGGCGGAGCGTACCGATCGCATCATGACGGTTCCCTTTGTGTACCGTTACCACCCGCTCGTGCGTGAGATTCGTGACCGCTATCGGGCGGGCGAACTTGGAGACCTCAACCTCATCCACGGCTCCTACCTACAAGACTGGCTCCTGGGACAAAAGGCAACAAGCTGGAGGGTCGACCCTCGGGTGGGTGGGGCCTCCCGGGCCTTTGGCGACATTGGCTCACACTGGTGCGATCTAGTGGAGTGGGTAACGGGGGAACGGTTTGTGAGCCTCACCGCCGCCACCTCAATTGCGGTGCCACAGAGGGATACCGCCCAGCCCGTCGAGACGGAAGACTCGGCCCTCGCCCTGCTGCGTTCGGCTAGCGGTGTGCTCGCATCGGTCACGGTGTCGCAGGTGGCCGCCGGGCGCAAAAATCGACTCTGGTTTGAGCTTGATGGTTCCCGGGGCAGCGCGGTTTTTGATCAGGAACACCCGGAACGGGTCTGGCTGGGAGGACCCGAAGAATCGCGGCTGATCTCGCGTGGGGTTTCCGCAGGCTCCGCGATCTCTGCGGACACCCGTCGACTTTCGTTCCTGCCTCCCGGTCACGCTCAGGGATACCAGGACTGCTTTAACGCATTTGTGCACGATAGCTACCGGGCCGTGCGCGGCGAGAGCGTGGAGGGGCTACCGACGCTGGCCGACGGTGTACGGACTTCCCATATTATTGATGCCCTTCTCTCTTCCGCACGGAGCGGCCAGTGGACCAACATAGAAACGGAACAACCATGAGCACACACGCAGAAACTCACAAACAACCGGTCACGCTGTTTACCGGACAGTGGGCAGACCTTCCTCTAGAAGAGGTGGCACGCCTTGCTAGCGGATGGGGGTACGACGGGCTTGAGATTGCCTGCTCGGGAGAGCACCTCGATGTGTGGCGCGCGGTGGAGGATCCCGCTTATCTGCGGGGTCGCCTCGATATTCTTGAGCGGCACGGGCTGGGGGTGTGGGCGATCTCTAATCATCTGAAGGGCCAGGCGGTGTGTGACGATCCCATCGATTTCCGGCACCGCTCCATTGTGGGTAGTCGGGTGTGGGGAGACGGAGACGCCGAGGGGGTGCGGCAGCGCGCTGCCGAGGAGATGAAGCTCACGGCCCGGGTGGCTCGGGCGATGGGGGTAAACACGGTTGTGGGATTCACCGGCTCCAAGATTTGGCAGTACATCGCGATGTTCCCGCCCGTGGGTGCCGACGTTATTGAGGCAGGATTTGACGACTTTGCGCGTCGTTGGAACCCCATCCTCGATGTGTTTGATGCCGAGGGGGTGCGGTTTGCTCACGAGGTGCACCCCAGTGAGATCGCTTACGACTACTGGTCGTCAGTGCGGACGCTCGAGGCTATCGCGCATCGGCCCGCGTTTGGGTTTAACTGGGATCCGAGCCACATGATGTGGCAGAACATCGATCCTGTGGGTTTCATCTGGGATTTTCAGGATCGCATTTATCACGTCGATTGCAAAGATACCCGGATGCGTCCGTCTCAGGGGAGAGCCGGGGTGCTGGGTTCTCATCTGCCGTGGGGCGACCCGCGACGCGGCTGGGACTTTGTATCCACGGGCCGCGGTGACGTTCCCTGGGAAGACGCGTTTCGGGCGCTGCGGTCTATCGGGTATCGAGGGCCGATCTCGGTGGAGTGGGAAGACGCCGGAATGGACAGGCTCCACGGCGCCGAAGAGGCGCTGGAGTTTGTGCGGTCTCTGCTGTGGAAGCAGCCCGAGGCGTCGTTTGACGCGGCGTTTAGTCAGCAGGACTAGACAGGGTATCCAAGGAAGCCGTTGAAACACTAAAACGATTCCTCTCAACCCGAGGCTACAGGGCGCGCCGAGGAGAGCGCCACCTCTAGTCAGCTGCCTCTGAGATACAGGTTTCCGGCTGCACTGTTGTGTCTCGCTCTTGCGGTCGCGCTTGTTGTGATGCGTTTACCCTGGACCGCTTTGCCCGGTCTGGTTCCGGTACACCGGGCTGCAAATGGTCAGGTTGATGGCTATATGAACCCTATTGAAGCGTTTTGGTTTTCGCTGGTGGAGCGTTCCTGTTTGGTGTGTTACCCCTTGCCCTTATGGCTTCGGTGCTGATGATTCAACATCGGCACCCGATGTAACCCGCGGTATCTTCTGTCGCGCCCCGTGGGTCGTTTCGCGATTCGTCTTCATTGTGGCGCAGAATAGAGGGGTGCCTCAATTTGTTCCTGTTCCCCCGCAAGAAGCCGAAAGAGTTCTCGGAGGATCACCTGAACCCCGGGTAGCAGGGCACGCATCCACCACCGGCAGCGGCACGCTGGGGCTTGATATTCCCGCCGATCCTCCGGTGATCACTCTTGCGCCGCACGAGAAATCCTTTGCGCAGCTACGACAGCAGGTTGTTGTGAGCGGGCATGACAGGATCGAGTGGTTGCGGGCCCGGGCCCGCGGTGTGACTGCTACGGACGTTGCAAAGCTCACCTCCCCGCAGTCGGTGAAGAGCGCCGCCTACTCGAAGCTTAACGGTACCGGTTTTAGCGGCAATGTCTACACGGAGCACGGCAAGGCTCGCGAACCTCACATCGCCTCGTGGGTTCGCGGCGAGTACGCGATTCATCCCAGCAATGCGCTCTTTCGCTCAGAGGGCGACGCCCGCCACCTTGCTACTCCCGATGGTGTAGCGGTGCGACATAGCGGCGCAATTGAGCTTGCTGAGATCAAAACCACCAACAAGAATTGGCGCAGTATTCCTCGCAACTATCTGCGTCAGGTATGGTGGCAGCAATACGTTTTGGGGGCGGAACGCACCCTGATGGTGTGGGAGGAGCATCGGGATTTTGTTCCGGTGGGGGAGCCTCAGTGCCGGTGGGTTGATCGTGACGATAACGAAATTCATAAGCTGGTAGATCTTGCGAACCAGCTCATCGCGCAGATTGCGCGGGGGAGCAAATAGGGGCCTTCTGCCCCCTTGGTTCGGTACCCCGGAACCACAGTGTCTGGTCTGTTGAGAAAGCTCATTGCCGTGGTGGTGGGCTCGGTTATTCCGGCTTGGGGGGTCTTCCGTACAGGATGTTTTGCAGGAGATTTTAGGCTCGTATCAGGAGGCCTTTCAAAGGATACACATAGGATAGGCCTATAGCTTTGGAGGAATGAGCATGAGCCCCACACCCAAACCCACAGAGAATGTCACGCTGCGCAAGGCAGATGGGCAGCCCGTTCGGGCACTGGTTGTTGATGATGAGAATTCTCTGTCAGACCTGCTCACAATGGCGTTACGATACGAGGGGTGGGAGGTGCGATCTGCGGCAGACGGTGGAGGTGCCCTTACACTTGCCCGGGAGTTCTATCCCGACGTTATCGTTTTGGACATCATGCTCCCCGACATTGACGGGATGACCGTGCTCTCGCGCCTGCGGGCGGAGGGCAATGAGGTTCCCGTGCTTTTCCTCACGGCTAAAGACGCTCTCGATGACAGGATCGCGGGTCTCACCGCCGGTGGTGACGACTACGTCACCAAGCCCTTTAGCCTGGAGGAGGTTGTAGCCAGGCTGCGGGGGCTGGTGCGCCGCTCCATCCTCACGATGCCTGCTGATGACCCCGTGATTCGCCTGGGAGACCTCACCCTTGACGAAGACAGCTACGAGGTGACCCGTGCTGGTACACTCATCGAGCTCACCAGTACGGAGTTTGAGCTTCTGCGCTACCTGATGCGCAACCCTAGGCGTGTGGTGAGTAAGGCGCAGATCCTTGATCGCGTGTGGAACTATGATTTTGG
Proteins encoded in this window:
- a CDS encoding sugar phosphate isomerase/epimerase → MSTHAETHKQPVTLFTGQWADLPLEEVARLASGWGYDGLEIACSGEHLDVWRAVEDPAYLRGRLDILERHGLGVWAISNHLKGQAVCDDPIDFRHRSIVGSRVWGDGDAEGVRQRAAEEMKLTARVARAMGVNTVVGFTGSKIWQYIAMFPPVGADVIEAGFDDFARRWNPILDVFDAEGVRFAHEVHPSEIAYDYWSSVRTLEAIAHRPAFGFNWDPSHMMWQNIDPVGFIWDFQDRIYHVDCKDTRMRPSQGRAGVLGSHLPWGDPRRGWDFVSTGRGDVPWEDAFRALRSIGYRGPISVEWEDAGMDRLHGAEEALEFVRSLLWKQPEASFDAAFSQQD
- a CDS encoding sugar ABC transporter permease; protein product: MTTHAQPPTVSRNGTQIRQNPKATPPSRKRKHSKLGYFLVAPAAFMELFIHIIPMLLGVWIAFIALNQLNIVNWTSAPFVGFQNFINGLDPNSTIGQQFFESLGRTVLYTVIVVGVSWVLGMAGAIFLNSAFRGRAFLRTFFLVPYALPHFVTTIAWAFMLNQRDGAVNQFLVDTLGLFDGDRPFWLLGSNALISMIVVNIWQLWPFAFLMLMASLQTIPNDIYEAAALDGASLWKQFRRITLPLIRPSNAVLLLVLSLWTFNQFNVPYVLFGQTSPREATLLSPLIYQNSFVSWNFGLGGAMSVLLLVVLLGASLVYIRLVLRNREEDHD
- a CDS encoding response regulator transcription factor — encoded protein: MSMSPTPKPTENVTLRKADGQPVRALVVDDENSLSDLLTMALRYEGWEVRSAADGGGALTLAREFYPDVIVLDIMLPDIDGMTVLSRLRAEGNEVPVLFLTAKDALDDRIAGLTAGGDDYVTKPFSLEEVVARLRGLVRRSILTMPADDPVIRLGDLTLDEDSYEVTRAGTLIELTSTEFELLRYLMRNPRRVVSKAQILDRVWNYDFGGKASVVELYISYLRKKIDAGRKPMIHTVRGVGYILKVPVDD
- a CDS encoding sugar ABC transporter substrate-binding protein: MTPTLRRRFAPLAALATVSLILAGCSGGDDNSGGTSEITYWASNQGTSLEDDRARLEPTLKRFEEKTGVKVNLEVIPWTDLYTRILTAVSSGDGPDVLNIGNTWATTLQETGAFEPVEGKLLEAVGGEERFIKNSWATGGKPGETHTSVPLYALAYNMYYNTKLFEEAGITEPPATWDEFIEVGQQLTKDTDGDGTIDQWGFSTAGASVPNNAHYVFALGLQNGSPLFDKDNKPQFEDDGVVAAMTAWVGLMSDAKIVSPSDAENTDQLNSVTNLVDGRAAMVFNQSPIKVFNARDFSDWGVAMVPMIDPLPSGGEPIVSHVAGINLSVFKNAKNKDAAIDFVGFMTSDEEQIALNKAFTSLPVILDGYSDPAFQTEEVQLKQETLANNAAPMPLIAQEGQMETLIGTASRELFAQAAAGKLTAASIRSALSDANSQMSAALQ
- a CDS encoding Gfo/Idh/MocA family oxidoreductase, with the protein product MRNLRVAIVGAGMIGEVHRRSALAAGATVIGVMASTPQRGTQVAGEWGVEHAFEDIDAVAQSDAEVVHICSPNNTHVPFAERLAEAGKHVIVEKPVGLTAQQGEHLREVAERTDRIMTVPFVYRYHPLVREIRDRYRAGELGDLNLIHGSYLQDWLLGQKATSWRVDPRVGGASRAFGDIGSHWCDLVEWVTGERFVSLTAATSIAVPQRDTAQPVETEDSALALLRSASGVLASVTVSQVAAGRKNRLWFELDGSRGSAVFDQEHPERVWLGGPEESRLISRGVSAGSAISADTRRLSFLPPGHAQGYQDCFNAFVHDSYRAVRGESVEGLPTLADGVRTSHIIDALLSSARSGQWTNIETEQP
- a CDS encoding YqaJ viral recombinase family protein, translated to MSGHDRIEWLRARARGVTATDVAKLTSPQSVKSAAYSKLNGTGFSGNVYTEHGKAREPHIASWVRGEYAIHPSNALFRSEGDARHLATPDGVAVRHSGAIELAEIKTTNKNWRSIPRNYLRQVWWQQYVLGAERTLMVWEEHRDFVPVGEPQCRWVDRDDNEIHKLVDLANQLIAQIARGSK
- a CDS encoding carbohydrate ABC transporter permease yields the protein MIETRGFRIARAIVLSVLSLFIVVPLYVIVTTSVKSLRDVSGVFEWIPQSITFEPYIDMWSTVPLARYFMNSIIVTTSATVFSVVIAVMAAYAVARLSFRGKRPFTLIVLSTQMFPGILFLLPLFLMFTQIRNVTGIQLQGSYGGLIITYLTFTLPFAIWMLSGYFAAIPAALEEAAMIDGTSRLGALWHVVLPVAKPGIVAVAVYSFISAWSEVLFASVLTNESTKTLAVGLRAYASQTDVYWNELMAASVAVSLPVLIAFILVQKHLVAGLSAGAVK
- a CDS encoding Gfo/Idh/MocA family oxidoreductase encodes the protein MTTTQQPVRVGIIGAGVISQTYINNLRSFPDTQVVAVGDLFPEAAHARAQEFDIPHSGDADSVLNNPEVDLVINLTIPAAHVEVALRAIERGKHVWSEKPFSLDRASGQQLLAAASDAGVRLGCAPDTFLGEGIQEALRVIERGDIGVPLTAVTVMQNPGPELWHPNPAFLFQEGAGPLFDIGPYYLTTLVQTFGSISRVAALASTARKQRTIASGPRAGTVFDVTVPTHVSALIQFEGGGSAQSILSFESPRVTHGVFEVTGSEATLSFPDPNNFDGEIKICRTGSDEWESLITVTEKSSRGTGALEMARAIRENRPHRATGELAFHVVDAMTAIAESARTHEFVSVHSRVERSDLLPTDWDPHAAEL